The Posidoniimonas polymericola genome has a segment encoding these proteins:
- a CDS encoding DUF2254 domain-containing protein: MNAYLLNLWDKARNSYWLVPGLIALGSLCLSYLMPLVDSAVGEANIELPEWVRTTTDTARATLSAMGGAMITVTGTVFSITIVTLSLTSQQFGPRLLRRFMHDLPTQITLGVFLSTSLYCLLLLRVVESREDGLVAPHISISVAVAFTVLSMMMLIVYIHHVAVLIQAPNVVASVARDLDSAIDRMFPERLGEEEDPPNHGDESPPESEGIVLFSHQEGYMQALAAEDLMSWARAEDLIVRLQERPGSFVVRDAPVAEVWRRGLSDQSRDDLEQHFNSLFIVGERRTPRQDVECAVDELAEVAVRALSPGVNDPFTAATCVDRLGASLARFAERRVPDAYRYDDDGVLRVITRPIDLGNMLEAAFNQIRQYSRDSVAVTIRLLESLEIVASRASTPDDTAAVRAHAEMIVRGSESLPEEFDKRGIRERYERVLKAMQTHQNAT, encoded by the coding sequence ATGAACGCTTACCTGCTGAACCTCTGGGACAAGGCCCGCAACAGCTATTGGTTGGTGCCGGGCCTAATCGCCCTTGGCTCGCTGTGCCTGTCCTACCTGATGCCGCTCGTCGACAGCGCGGTCGGTGAAGCCAACATCGAACTCCCGGAGTGGGTCCGCACCACAACGGACACCGCCCGAGCGACCCTCTCCGCGATGGGGGGCGCCATGATCACGGTGACCGGCACCGTGTTCTCCATCACGATCGTGACACTTTCGCTTACCTCCCAGCAGTTTGGGCCGCGGCTGCTGCGCCGCTTCATGCACGATCTCCCTACGCAAATTACGCTAGGCGTGTTCCTCTCGACCAGCCTCTACTGCCTGCTGCTCCTGCGCGTCGTCGAAAGCCGCGAGGACGGGCTCGTCGCGCCCCACATTTCGATCTCCGTTGCGGTGGCGTTCACCGTCCTCAGCATGATGATGCTGATCGTCTACATCCACCATGTCGCGGTGCTGATCCAGGCGCCGAACGTCGTGGCCTCCGTCGCGCGGGACCTCGACTCGGCGATCGACCGGATGTTCCCCGAGCGGCTGGGCGAAGAAGAAGACCCGCCCAACCACGGCGACGAGTCCCCGCCCGAGAGCGAGGGGATCGTGCTCTTCTCCCACCAAGAGGGCTACATGCAAGCACTCGCCGCCGAAGACCTGATGAGCTGGGCCCGCGCCGAGGACCTGATCGTCCGCCTGCAGGAGCGGCCCGGCAGCTTCGTCGTGCGCGACGCGCCAGTCGCCGAGGTCTGGCGCCGCGGCCTCTCGGACCAATCACGCGACGACCTCGAGCAGCACTTCAACAGCCTGTTCATTGTCGGCGAACGCCGCACCCCACGGCAGGACGTCGAGTGCGCGGTAGACGAGCTGGCCGAGGTCGCCGTGCGGGCGTTGTCGCCCGGCGTCAACGACCCGTTCACCGCCGCCACCTGCGTCGACCGCCTGGGCGCCTCGCTGGCGCGGTTCGCCGAACGCCGCGTGCCGGACGCCTACCGCTACGACGACGACGGAGTGCTCCGCGTCATCACCCGGCCGATCGACCTGGGCAACATGCTCGAGGCCGCCTTCAACCAGATCCGCCAGTACAGCCGGGACAGCGTCGCGGTGACGATCCGCCTGCTCGAGTCGCTCGAGATCGTCGCCTCTCGGGCCTCAACGCCCGACGACACCGCGGCGGTCCGGGCCCACGCCGAAATGATCGTCCGCGGCTCCGAGTCGCTCCCCGAAGAGTTCGACAAGCGGGGCATCCGCGAGCGGTACGAACGCGTGCTAAAGGCGATGCAGACTCATCAAAACGCCACCTAA